In Picosynechococcus sp. PCC 7002, the following are encoded in one genomic region:
- a CDS encoding zf-TFIIB domain-containing protein → MQCPKCRDVELGDQLLSGELTSCHCEKCEGDWLPGDRYQTWQNSQRKPQRLNTQLSLPETVIPGETDNKAALCPECRRYLSRVKIPVDQPFYLERCPECNGFWCDRQEWEILEKLQLHTSLEYIFTAEWQHKVREQQHNISERQALIQKLGPTLATDVFDLGEKLAAHNNGDFAVAYLARQVTENQTNQSQSR, encoded by the coding sequence GTGCAATGTCCTAAATGTCGCGATGTTGAGCTTGGGGATCAGCTTCTATCTGGGGAGCTGACCAGTTGCCATTGTGAAAAATGTGAAGGAGATTGGCTCCCTGGCGATCGCTACCAAACCTGGCAAAATAGCCAACGAAAACCACAGCGCCTCAATACCCAACTGTCCCTCCCAGAAACCGTGATCCCCGGTGAAACAGACAATAAAGCAGCCCTCTGTCCCGAATGCCGCCGCTATTTATCGCGGGTAAAAATCCCCGTTGACCAACCTTTTTACTTGGAGCGTTGCCCCGAATGTAATGGCTTCTGGTGCGATCGCCAAGAATGGGAAATTTTAGAAAAACTCCAACTCCACACTAGCCTCGAATATATTTTTACCGCCGAATGGCAGCACAAAGTCCGGGAACAGCAGCACAACATCAGCGAACGACAGGCCCTGATCCAGAAACTTGGGCCGACCCTGGCCACCGATGTTTTCGACCTGGGCGAAAAACTAGCAGCCCACAACAATGGCGATTTTGCCGTGGCTTACCTGGCCCGCCAAGTCACCGAAAATCAGACTAATCAAAGTCAATCACGCTAA
- a CDS encoding glycoside hydrolase yields the protein MSYPLYIAFIWHQHQPLYKAPDGQYHLPWVRLHGTKDYLDLILLLEKYPRLHQTVNLVPSLMMQLEDYAEGKALDPYLKLALTPVTDLNSDQKWYILEHFFDGNHRTLVDPHPRYRELYTERQDKGKAWCLENWDEQKFSDLLAWHNLAWIDPLFWDDPEIAAWLEKDRGFTLGDRQRIYSKQREIIKRIIPKHKQMQDNGQLEVTTTPYTHPILPLLADTNSGRVAVPKMELPQERFQWSEDIPRHLNRAKEMYRERFGREVRGLWPSEQSVSPEVLNPIAAAGFKWICSDEAVLGWSLKHFFHRDEVGNVYEPEKMYRPYRLETDHGDLAIVFRDHRLSDLVGFTYSGMDSEQAACDLVGHLEAIARSLRHHQKEGQTALQEPHLVTIALDGENCWEFYEKDGIPFLTSLYEKLSANRQLELVTVSEFIEQFPPTETIPSHKLHSGSWVDGSFTTWIGDPAKNRAWDMLTKARHLLAAHPEATEITNPEAWESLYAAEGSDWFWWFGEGHSSNQDAMFDQLFREHVAGIYKALNEPIPPEVLQPIEDHTRHREHLPESFIHPIIDGIGDEQDWDKAGCIEIGGARGTMHQSSALQRLFYGWDHLNFYLRFDLKRGIKWGEELPAELHLLWFYPGVNCAISPAPIASMPDQAPLNYLFRHHIGINLLTQSIWFEEASDYGQWRPRGAHAKMAYRECLELSVPWDVLQIKPDYTLNLVAILADDGEYHSFVPENRFVTLQVP from the coding sequence ATGTCTTATCCCCTCTACATCGCGTTTATTTGGCATCAGCATCAACCCCTCTACAAAGCACCGGACGGTCAATATCATCTCCCCTGGGTGCGGCTCCACGGCACTAAAGATTACCTAGATTTGATTTTGCTGCTCGAAAAATATCCACGCCTCCACCAAACTGTGAATTTGGTACCTTCCTTGATGATGCAGTTGGAAGATTATGCCGAAGGCAAGGCTCTTGACCCCTATCTAAAGCTGGCCCTCACCCCCGTCACAGACCTCAACAGTGATCAAAAATGGTATATCCTGGAGCATTTCTTTGATGGCAACCACCGCACCTTAGTCGATCCCCATCCCCGCTACCGGGAGCTGTACACCGAGCGCCAGGACAAAGGCAAAGCCTGGTGCCTAGAAAATTGGGACGAACAAAAATTTAGTGATCTCTTGGCTTGGCATAATTTAGCCTGGATTGATCCCCTCTTTTGGGATGACCCGGAGATCGCTGCCTGGCTCGAAAAAGATCGCGGCTTTACTTTAGGCGATCGCCAGCGCATTTATTCCAAACAACGGGAAATTATTAAGCGGATTATCCCCAAACACAAACAAATGCAGGACAACGGGCAACTGGAGGTGACCACCACCCCCTACACCCACCCGATTTTGCCCCTGCTCGCAGATACCAATTCTGGCCGCGTCGCCGTCCCTAAGATGGAACTTCCCCAGGAGCGCTTCCAGTGGTCAGAGGATATTCCCCGCCACCTCAACCGCGCCAAGGAAATGTACCGGGAACGTTTTGGCCGGGAAGTACGAGGTCTGTGGCCATCGGAGCAATCTGTCAGCCCGGAAGTGCTTAACCCCATCGCCGCCGCTGGCTTTAAGTGGATCTGTTCCGACGAAGCGGTGTTGGGTTGGAGCCTGAAACATTTCTTCCATCGGGACGAAGTGGGCAATGTCTACGAACCGGAAAAAATGTATCGCCCCTATCGCCTCGAAACAGACCATGGGGATCTCGCCATTGTCTTCCGGGATCACCGTCTGTCGGATCTCGTCGGCTTCACCTATAGTGGTATGGACTCAGAACAGGCCGCCTGCGATCTGGTCGGTCACCTAGAGGCGATCGCCCGGAGCTTGCGACACCACCAAAAAGAAGGCCAAACCGCCCTCCAAGAACCACACCTCGTAACCATCGCCCTCGACGGTGAAAACTGCTGGGAATTCTACGAAAAAGACGGCATCCCTTTCCTAACTTCCCTCTACGAAAAACTGAGCGCCAATCGCCAACTCGAACTCGTCACGGTCTCCGAATTTATCGAGCAATTTCCCCCCACCGAAACCATTCCCAGCCACAAACTCCATAGTGGTTCCTGGGTTGATGGGAGCTTTACCACCTGGATTGGGGACCCTGCTAAAAATCGCGCCTGGGATATGCTCACCAAAGCCCGCCACCTGCTCGCCGCCCATCCTGAAGCGACAGAAATTACCAACCCCGAAGCCTGGGAATCCCTCTATGCGGCCGAAGGCTCAGACTGGTTTTGGTGGTTTGGGGAAGGTCACTCCTCTAACCAAGACGCCATGTTTGACCAACTCTTTCGGGAACACGTCGCTGGGATCTACAAAGCCCTAAACGAACCGATTCCGCCGGAAGTGCTCCAACCCATTGAAGACCACACCCGCCACCGGGAGCACCTCCCCGAAAGCTTTATTCACCCGATCATTGATGGTATCGGCGACGAACAGGATTGGGATAAAGCCGGTTGCATCGAAATTGGTGGTGCCCGGGGTACCATGCACCAAAGTAGCGCCCTACAACGACTCTTTTACGGTTGGGATCATCTTAATTTTTATTTGCGCTTTGACCTCAAGCGGGGCATCAAATGGGGCGAAGAACTTCCAGCAGAACTCCATCTCCTTTGGTTCTATCCAGGGGTAAACTGCGCCATTAGCCCGGCTCCCATCGCCAGTATGCCCGACCAGGCTCCCCTAAATTATCTCTTCCGGCACCACATCGGCATTAATCTCTTAACCCAATCTATCTGGTTTGAAGAAGCCAGTGATTATGGCCAGTGGCGGCCCCGGGGTGCCCATGCCAAAATGGCTTACCGAGAATGTTTAGAATTGTCTGTGCCGTGGGATGTACTGCAGATTAAACCGGACTATACGCTCAATTTAGTAGCAATTTTGGCCGATGATGGTGAGTACCATAGTTTTGTGCCAGAAAATCGCTTTGTTACCCTACAGGTGCCTTAA
- a CDS encoding aldo/keto reductase gives MQYRRFGRTELQMPVFSCGGMRYQFKWQDQDPANIPADSQKNLAATIRRSLDLGINHIETARGYGTSEMQLGWVLSQFKREDLIIQTKVSPKADPQAFRREIEKSLNYLQLDYVDLFGIHGINNEEIFKFTFERGCLEVAQELQRAGRIRHIGFSTHSSTDLIVKTIETGAMDYVNLHWYWINQDNWRAIEAATQQDMGVFIISPSDKGGHLYSPPQKLVDLCKPLHPMVFNDLFCLSHPQIHTLSVGAARPSDFDQHLETLPLLGRADEILPDILARLENQAIASLGEDWAKTWQLGLPTYDQTPHQINIPVILWLRNLVIAYDMIEYGKARYNLMGNGGHWFPGQKADRLTEVDLRNVLRLSPHRKHILQYLQEADNLLGGAAVQRLSTS, from the coding sequence ATGCAATATCGTCGCTTTGGTCGCACCGAACTGCAAATGCCTGTTTTTTCCTGTGGCGGGATGCGCTATCAGTTCAAGTGGCAGGATCAAGATCCAGCAAACATTCCTGCTGATAGCCAAAAAAATCTAGCGGCAACGATTCGGCGATCGCTTGATCTGGGCATTAACCACATCGAAACGGCACGGGGGTACGGCACCTCAGAAATGCAACTTGGGTGGGTCTTATCGCAATTTAAACGAGAAGATCTCATTATCCAAACCAAGGTTTCCCCAAAGGCTGATCCCCAGGCATTTCGGCGCGAAATTGAAAAATCCCTTAATTATTTGCAACTGGATTATGTGGATTTATTTGGTATCCATGGCATTAATAACGAGGAAATATTTAAGTTCACCTTTGAACGGGGTTGTCTAGAAGTCGCCCAGGAATTGCAGCGGGCGGGACGGATTCGTCACATCGGTTTTTCGACCCATAGTTCGACGGATCTGATTGTGAAAACTATCGAAACGGGGGCGATGGATTATGTGAATCTGCACTGGTATTGGATTAATCAGGACAATTGGCGGGCCATCGAAGCGGCAACGCAGCAGGATATGGGGGTATTTATCATTAGCCCGTCGGATAAGGGGGGACATCTTTATAGTCCACCCCAAAAATTAGTCGATCTCTGCAAGCCGTTGCATCCAATGGTGTTTAACGATTTATTTTGTTTGTCTCATCCCCAGATCCATACTTTGAGTGTGGGGGCGGCGCGTCCGTCAGATTTTGATCAGCACCTAGAAACCCTCCCTCTGCTGGGGCGGGCCGATGAAATTTTGCCAGATATTCTCGCGCGACTGGAAAATCAGGCGATCGCCTCCCTGGGAGAAGATTGGGCCAAGACCTGGCAATTGGGCCTGCCGACCTACGACCAAACCCCGCACCAGATTAATATCCCCGTCATTCTTTGGCTCAGAAATTTGGTGATCGCCTACGACATGATTGAATACGGCAAAGCCCGCTACAACCTGATGGGCAACGGCGGCCACTGGTTCCCTGGCCAAAAAGCCGACCGCTTAACGGAGGTAGATCTACGCAACGTATTACGCCTCAGTCCCCACCGCAAACACATTCTCCAGTATCTCCAGGAAGCCGATAATTTATTGGGAGGAGCAGCGGTGCAACGGTTATCGACGAGCTAA
- a CDS encoding glutathione peroxidase, which translates to MTTQTPTSIYDFSATAIDGTSVDLSTYKDQVLLIVNTASQCGFTPQYKGLQALHEQYGNKGLVVLGFPCNQFGQQEPGNESQIQSFCETTFGVSFPMFQKIDVNGSNAHPLYQYLTKEVPGILGTKNVKWNFTKFLINRQGQVVKRYAPTATPEAIAKDIQELL; encoded by the coding sequence ATGACGACACAAACGCCTACTTCTATTTATGATTTTTCGGCCACGGCCATCGATGGCACATCGGTCGATCTTAGTACCTATAAAGATCAGGTTTTATTGATTGTCAATACAGCCAGCCAATGTGGATTCACTCCCCAATACAAAGGTTTGCAGGCGCTCCATGAACAATATGGCAACAAAGGCTTAGTTGTCCTCGGCTTCCCCTGTAACCAGTTTGGCCAACAAGAACCCGGCAACGAATCGCAAATCCAATCATTTTGTGAAACAACGTTTGGGGTTTCTTTTCCGATGTTTCAAAAAATTGATGTTAATGGCAGCAATGCTCACCCGTTATATCAATATTTAACCAAAGAAGTACCCGGTATTTTGGGGACAAAAAATGTGAAATGGAACTTCACAAAATTCCTCATTAACCGTCAGGGTCAAGTGGTAAAACGCTATGCACCCACGGCAACACCGGAGGCGATCGCCAAAGATATCCAGGAATTACTTTAA
- a CDS encoding glutathione S-transferase, with product MLALYQFELSQFSEKVRLILDYKGLEYKKIEVTPGIGQLDVYKMSGQRQVPVLKDGDTVISDSTEIAFYLDRKYPEKPIIPTAPVQRAQCLIMEEWADESIGLKGRKAFIGALSQNPNFRTSIVPKQVPDLFKNLLGAVPGDVLDFFGAGVGLGGDAVKEAQRGLRQDLEALTLLVQQQPYLIGDQPTLADFSVAALSILLKFPEGNYFDIPDYLKGKGIPGLGDNAEYAPFFEWRDRLYQDFRQETGGNRETKTEDGAPTTIEID from the coding sequence ATGTTGGCGTTATACCAATTTGAACTATCCCAGTTTTCGGAAAAAGTCCGCTTAATCCTCGATTACAAGGGTTTAGAGTACAAAAAAATCGAAGTGACCCCCGGTATCGGTCAACTGGATGTATATAAAATGTCGGGTCAGCGTCAAGTGCCTGTCCTCAAAGATGGCGATACGGTAATCAGTGACTCCACAGAAATTGCTTTTTACCTTGACCGCAAATATCCCGAAAAACCGATTATTCCTACCGCTCCAGTGCAACGGGCCCAATGTTTGATCATGGAAGAATGGGCCGATGAGTCCATTGGCTTGAAAGGTCGCAAGGCCTTCATTGGTGCCCTCAGCCAAAACCCTAACTTCCGCACCTCCATTGTGCCGAAGCAGGTGCCTGATCTCTTTAAAAATCTTCTGGGGGCTGTGCCGGGGGATGTTTTAGATTTCTTTGGGGCGGGTGTTGGCCTTGGTGGTGATGCAGTTAAAGAAGCCCAGCGGGGTCTCAGGCAGGATCTCGAAGCGTTAACCTTGCTTGTCCAGCAACAACCCTATTTAATCGGCGACCAACCAACTTTGGCAGATTTTTCCGTGGCCGCCCTGAGTATTTTGCTCAAATTTCCTGAGGGGAACTATTTTGATATCCCTGACTACCTCAAAGGTAAGGGCATTCCGGGCTTGGGGGATAATGCGGAATATGCGCCGTTTTTTGAGTGGCGCGATCGCCTTTATCAGGATTTTCGCCAAGAAACAGGGGGCAATCGTGAGACCAAGACTGAAGATGGCGCCCCCACAACCATCGAAATCGATTAA
- a CDS encoding single-stranded DNA-binding protein: MTINLVNLVGRAGGDPEVRYFESGSVLCNLTLAVNRPTSRTDQPDWFNLEIWGKTAEIAANYVKKGSLLGIQGTLKIETFTNRNGHESSKPVIRVNRLDLLGSKRDVDPNAVDNYNNYG; encoded by the coding sequence ATGACCATTAACCTCGTAAATCTTGTGGGCCGGGCCGGTGGGGATCCGGAAGTGCGCTATTTCGAGTCGGGTAGTGTGCTGTGTAATTTGACTTTAGCGGTAAATCGTCCCACCAGCCGGACAGATCAGCCGGATTGGTTTAATTTAGAGATTTGGGGAAAAACAGCAGAAATCGCCGCTAATTATGTAAAAAAAGGCAGTCTGCTCGGTATCCAAGGCACTTTAAAGATCGAGACTTTCACGAATCGCAATGGCCACGAATCGTCTAAGCCAGTAATTCGGGTTAATCGTCTAGATTTGCTGGGTTCTAAGCGGGATGTGGATCCCAATGCGGTAGATAATTATAACAACTACGGGTAA
- a CDS encoding ABC transporter ATP-binding protein: MSDLVLDVRQLQVAFTSENQTNLAVDQISFQLKRGQTLGIVGESGSGKSVTSLALMGLIQKPGRVTGGEIFFKATPDTEPLDLQSLPEWERRTYRGGEIAMIFQEPMSSLNPVYNVEFQLTEAILLHQNVTPAQARQQAIARLQEVQLPAEVMKRYPHELSGGQLQRVMIAMAIASNPTLLIADEPTTALDVTVQATILQLLRDLCQARQMSLIFITHDLGVIAELVDEVAVMYRGKIVEQGPIEQIFKAPQHPYTKGLLACRPRLDQKLVLLPTVADYMSVETDPDTQTVVIQERQPDLNLLAEVSLEADKKRLEALIKQKPLLSVQKLQVGYPSRNFLLTGQRYFMAVNNVSFDLYPGETLGLVGESGCGKSTLARAILRLIQPLSGDIWFRGENIAQLPARSKRLRQLRREMQIVFQNPYNSLNPRMTIGRAIAEPLIIHNIKRDKKKRLERVQYLLERVGLNPGWVNRYPHELSGGQRQRVCIARALAIEPQFIICDESVSALDVSVQAQVLNLLKELQAEFQLTYIFISHDLSVVKFMGDRIIVMNKGKIEEVGTADQIYRNPQQDYTKQLIAAIPQGL; the protein is encoded by the coding sequence ATGAGTGATCTGGTTCTCGATGTCCGTCAACTGCAGGTGGCCTTCACCAGCGAAAATCAAACCAATCTCGCGGTTGATCAAATTAGCTTTCAGCTTAAACGGGGCCAGACCCTCGGTATCGTGGGCGAATCCGGCTCCGGCAAATCGGTCACATCCCTTGCGCTGATGGGGCTGATCCAAAAACCAGGCCGCGTCACTGGGGGCGAAATTTTCTTTAAGGCGACCCCAGACACAGAACCCCTTGATCTCCAAAGTTTGCCGGAATGGGAGCGGCGTACCTATCGCGGCGGTGAGATTGCGATGATTTTTCAGGAACCGATGAGTTCCCTTAATCCCGTTTATAACGTGGAGTTTCAGCTTACCGAAGCAATTTTATTGCACCAAAATGTCACCCCAGCCCAGGCCCGTCAACAGGCGATCGCCCGACTCCAGGAAGTGCAACTGCCCGCCGAGGTGATGAAACGCTATCCCCACGAATTGTCCGGGGGCCAACTACAACGGGTGATGATTGCCATGGCGATCGCCTCTAATCCAACGCTATTAATTGCGGACGAACCCACCACCGCCCTCGATGTGACTGTGCAAGCAACGATTTTGCAACTGTTGCGGGATCTTTGTCAGGCCCGGCAAATGTCTCTAATTTTCATTACCCACGATTTGGGGGTGATTGCGGAACTTGTTGACGAAGTGGCGGTGATGTACCGGGGAAAAATCGTTGAGCAAGGCCCCATCGAACAGATTTTTAAAGCGCCCCAACATCCCTATACCAAAGGATTACTGGCCTGTCGGCCCCGCCTTGATCAAAAATTAGTCCTGCTGCCGACCGTTGCCGACTACATGAGTGTTGAAACCGATCCCGACACCCAAACCGTCGTGATCCAAGAGCGACAGCCGGATTTGAATTTACTGGCAGAAGTCTCCCTAGAAGCCGATAAAAAGCGCCTTGAAGCTCTAATTAAACAAAAACCGCTCCTATCTGTGCAAAAGCTCCAGGTGGGTTATCCCAGTCGCAATTTTCTTTTGACGGGACAACGGTATTTCATGGCCGTTAATAATGTTTCCTTTGACCTCTATCCGGGGGAAACCCTCGGTCTAGTAGGCGAATCCGGGTGCGGCAAATCGACCCTGGCCCGGGCCATTTTGCGACTGATTCAACCCCTCAGTGGCGACATTTGGTTTCGGGGCGAAAATATTGCCCAACTCCCAGCCCGGAGTAAACGTCTCCGACAACTGCGCCGGGAGATGCAAATTGTCTTCCAAAACCCCTACAATTCCCTCAATCCCCGCATGACCATTGGCCGGGCGATCGCCGAACCGTTAATCATTCACAATATTAAGCGGGACAAGAAAAAACGCCTCGAACGGGTGCAATATCTGTTAGAGCGGGTGGGCCTAAATCCCGGTTGGGTGAACCGCTATCCCCACGAACTGTCAGGCGGTCAACGGCAACGGGTTTGTATTGCGCGGGCCTTGGCCATTGAACCCCAATTTATTATCTGCGATGAATCCGTATCGGCCCTGGATGTATCCGTCCAGGCCCAAGTGTTAAATCTGCTGAAGGAACTCCAAGCGGAATTTCAACTGACTTATATTTTTATTTCCCACGATCTCAGCGTTGTGAAATTTATGGGCGATCGCATCATCGTGATGAACAAAGGCAAAATCGAGGAAGTGGGTACGGCTGACCAAATTTACCGCAATCCCCAACAGGACTACACCAAACAACTCATTGCCGCAATTCCCCAAGGCCTCTAA
- a CDS encoding UDP-N-acetylmuramoyl-L-alanyl-D-glutamate--2,6-diaminopimelate ligase → MQLGALLKQVSAIESLADHPMLQQVVKGLASNSQAVMPGDLFIGLPGTRVDGGEFWQGAIEAGAIAAVVSPEALEKFPATKGECVIPVADPVIACAEIANLFYEKPTASLKLVGVTGTNGKTTTSHLIEYFLQAAQQPTALIGTLYTRWPGYEKIATHTTPFAIDLQKNFAAALEAGNTHAVMEVSSHALHQNRVKGCQFDVAVFTNLTQDHLDYHPTMEDYFQAKALLFNEEYCHGRAVVNLDNPYGDRLAHKLGEKAWGYSLQDAAADLYMDRLIYTATGVEGRLKTPMGTVEFTSPLVGQFNLENVMAAIGAGLALGLDLNQMITCLPQFQGVPGRMERVIVAEDQDISVIVDYAHTPDSLENLLKASRPFIAKKMICVFGCGGDRDRTKRPLMGKIAATQSDWAVVTSDNPRTEDPKQILADVVEGIPENIQFLVEADRATAIQRAILEAQPGDGVLIAGKGHEDYQILGTEKIHFDDREEARKALGDRHPKTP, encoded by the coding sequence ATGCAGCTAGGCGCACTTTTAAAACAGGTATCGGCCATTGAATCCCTGGCGGATCACCCGATGCTACAGCAAGTTGTCAAAGGATTGGCGAGCAACTCCCAAGCCGTAATGCCTGGGGATCTGTTCATTGGTTTGCCCGGTACCCGCGTCGATGGAGGCGAGTTTTGGCAAGGGGCTATCGAAGCCGGGGCGATCGCCGCTGTGGTCAGTCCAGAGGCCCTCGAAAAATTCCCCGCGACCAAGGGCGAATGCGTCATTCCCGTTGCTGACCCTGTGATCGCCTGTGCTGAAATTGCCAACCTTTTCTACGAAAAACCCACTGCAAGTCTAAAACTGGTTGGGGTGACGGGGACAAACGGCAAAACGACCACCAGCCACCTCATTGAATATTTCCTCCAAGCCGCCCAGCAGCCCACGGCCCTCATCGGCACCCTCTACACCCGCTGGCCCGGCTACGAAAAAATTGCCACCCACACGACTCCCTTCGCCATCGATCTCCAGAAAAACTTTGCGGCAGCCCTCGAAGCGGGCAATACCCACGCCGTTATGGAAGTGAGTTCCCATGCGCTGCACCAAAATCGCGTTAAGGGTTGTCAATTTGATGTGGCCGTTTTCACCAATCTCACCCAGGATCACCTGGATTACCACCCGACGATGGAGGACTATTTCCAGGCGAAAGCCCTGCTTTTTAACGAGGAATATTGCCACGGCAGGGCAGTGGTGAATTTGGATAATCCCTATGGCGATCGCCTCGCCCACAAACTCGGTGAAAAAGCCTGGGGCTACAGTCTCCAAGATGCCGCAGCGGATCTTTACATGGATCGCCTGATCTACACCGCGACGGGGGTTGAGGGCCGCCTAAAAACGCCCATGGGCACGGTAGAATTCACGTCACCCCTAGTCGGTCAGTTTAATCTCGAAAATGTGATGGCCGCCATCGGTGCAGGTCTGGCCTTGGGTTTGGATTTAAACCAGATGATTACCTGTTTGCCGCAATTCCAAGGGGTGCCGGGGCGCATGGAACGGGTGATCGTGGCTGAGGATCAAGACATTAGCGTCATCGTTGACTATGCCCACACCCCCGACAGTTTAGAAAATCTCCTGAAAGCCTCCCGGCCTTTTATCGCGAAAAAAATGATCTGTGTGTTTGGTTGCGGTGGCGATCGCGATCGCACCAAAAGACCTTTGATGGGAAAAATCGCCGCGACGCAATCAGATTGGGCCGTGGTCACCTCCGATAATCCGCGCACGGAAGATCCCAAGCAAATTTTGGCCGATGTGGTGGAAGGGATTCCCGAAAATATTCAGTTTCTCGTGGAAGCAGACCGGGCCACGGCAATTCAACGGGCAATTTTAGAGGCCCAACCGGGGGACGGGGTTCTCATCGCTGGCAAAGGCCATGAAGACTATCAAATTCTGGGGACTGAAAAAATTCACTTCGATGACCGGGAGGAAGCCCGCAAAGCCCTCGGCGATCGCCACCCCAAAACCCCCTAA
- a CDS encoding NUDIX hydrolase, whose translation MVSHNELPEVIKPLLMYSGSKFAYEVNRLRLPNGAVGDYGAIRHPGGALVVPVTNEGQLVVVRQYRFALQGRIIEFPAGTIETEEDPLSTVQRELPEEAGYAAKNWRSLGKFPLCPGYSDEWIYAFLATDLEKLATPPAQDADEDIEVLLLSPEELEAKIHNGDRLDAKTIASYYLAKPFLTL comes from the coding sequence ATGGTTTCCCACAATGAACTGCCTGAGGTGATTAAACCTCTCTTGATGTACAGTGGCTCGAAATTTGCCTACGAAGTGAATCGTCTGCGGTTACCCAATGGGGCCGTTGGTGATTATGGGGCGATCCGTCATCCGGGGGGCGCGTTGGTGGTACCCGTAACCAATGAAGGTCAGTTGGTGGTGGTACGGCAATATCGCTTTGCCCTCCAAGGGCGGATTATTGAATTTCCGGCGGGAACGATTGAAACCGAGGAAGACCCCCTCAGCACGGTGCAACGGGAACTACCAGAGGAAGCGGGTTACGCCGCAAAAAATTGGCGATCGCTGGGGAAATTCCCCCTTTGCCCAGGCTATTCTGACGAGTGGATCTATGCTTTTTTGGCAACGGATTTAGAAAAATTAGCCACTCCTCCAGCCCAGGATGCCGACGAGGATATTGAGGTGCTCTTGCTGAGTCCAGAGGAGTTGGAAGCGAAAATCCATAATGGCGATCGCCTCGATGCCAAAACCATTGCCAGTTACTATCTCGCTAAACCTTTTTTGACCCTCTAA